CTTTACGCGACCATTGGTTTCAAGCCAAATAATTTTGCGATTGGCTTGGCGATAATAAGTATCGCAGGCTTTTTTAACAGCGTCTTTTAGAATAAGCCGGTCGCCTGCAGGGTAGATTCGGTCTGAAAATTTCAGATCGGATCGAATGGCAAAAGGCAAATCGATGCGGGTTTGGCCTTCCTCCAATGCGCTTTGTATTTTCGACAAACCCGCCTGTCTGAGCAAGTGGGCACCCACGATATCCATGCCTGGTCCGTAGGCCCTATCAAATATTTCTAAAGCATTGGACATGGCAGGGGATATGGTGCGCGGGTTTATAGGAGGCATGCTCCATCCTATTAAAAAGGTCTTTGATTTGGCTTAGCTGTAGGTTAGTATTCGGGCAATTATGCCAATCAAAAAAGATGTTCCAACGCCTGACGAACCTAAAGCAAATCCCAAAAATACTAGGCATCTTCGCGCGCCTATCGAAATTCGCATTGAGTTGACCCAAGGCCTTCAATCTTTCACAGCCACGTCCCGCAATTTGGCTTTGGGCGGTGTCAGTTTTGAATCATTGCAAGAGTTTCATGTGGGCGATAAAATTAACGTTCTTTTATATATTCCGATTAAGAAAGAACTTGAGTTGCTCAAAGCTTCCTCTGAAGTCGTTTGGACTGAAGACCAACAAGGTTCCTGGATGATGGGTGCTGCATTTAGAAAATTTGCACCTGGTGATCAAAAGCGTTTGCGTGAATGGTTGCTTGATTGTGTCCGTGCCCAAAAAGAAGGGCGTTCTATTTTATAAGAGTTTCAAATATGCCTATTCAAATTCGCGACCCTATTCATGGCTCAATCGATTTAAGTGTTAATGAATTAAAGTTGATTGACCACCGAGCTTTTCAGCGTCTTCGGGATATCAAACAGCTGGGATTTGCGGATTTGGCATTTCCAGGGGCGACTCATAGCCGCTATATCCATAGTCTCGGTGCCATGGCGATGGCAACTCGGGTGTTTGATGCGCTTTTTAAACCGGGTGATTTGGACGAAAACGCGCGCAAGCGGATGCGCCAGGCCATTCGACTGGCCGCAATGTTGCATGATTTAGGACACGCACCCCTCTCGCACTCCAGCGAGATTCGCATGCCGTCCAAGAAAAGCTTGGGCCTAGAAGGAGAGGGGCGCGCCTCTCACGAGGACTATACCTACGCGCTGCTTACAGACTCGAGTTTTTCGAAAGAAATCGAGCGTTTGTTTGCGGATGTGGGTGTATCACCTGCCGATATTACGACCCTTGATTTTAAAATAGGGCCACTCAGCTATCAGCCGTTGATGAAGCAAATTATTAGCTCCGAGTGCGATGCGGATCGCATGGACTACTTGCAACGCGACAGTTTTTATTGTGGCGTTAATTACGGCAAATTCGATGCCGATTGGCTGGTCAGCACCCTGGTACCAATCGAAATTGAAGGCGCTGTGCATTTAGGGATTCGCTCCAAAGGCATGTTTAGTTTCGAAGATTTTTTGCTGTCGCGCTATCACATGTTTGCGAGCGTGTATTTGCACCACACGCCAGTGATTTATGAAAAGATGCTGCAGCGCTATTTCGAAGAAAGCGAAGATGCGTTTTCATTGCCGAGTGATTTAGAGGCTTATATCCAGCTGGATGATGTTGATTTGCAGCACCATTTGCGAATTAGCCAAAATCCTTGGGCGAAACGTATCGTGGCGCATAAACCCTATGCCTTACTGGCGGATGAGATGACTGAGAGCGAGCACCGAGGGCTTTGCCAGCGTTTGGAGACTGAAGGCATCGATTATATACAGACGCAATCTAAGAGCGCCATCTCCAAATATTTTGACTCCTCTGCCCATCCGCTTTATGTTCTGACTAAGCGCGGAGAGGTGATGGCACTTGAGGCCTATACCGAGCTTTTTAGCCGCTACCAAAGACCAGCACAATTTAACCGGATTTATGTTGCCCCAAACGACAAAAGCAGAGCCAGCCAACTTAGTTAAGCGTGCCAGTATCCAGCTTGCGGATGCTGGTGGCGAATGGGTTTCGAGTGGAAAAGGAGAGGACAATCTCTATGCGAGCTTTGTCCGAAAGGCGACT
This sequence is a window from Myxococcota bacterium. Protein-coding genes within it:
- a CDS encoding PilZ domain-containing protein produces the protein MPIKKDVPTPDEPKANPKNTRHLRAPIEIRIELTQGLQSFTATSRNLALGGVSFESLQEFHVGDKINVLLYIPIKKELELLKASSEVVWTEDQQGSWMMGAAFRKFAPGDQKRLREWLLDCVRAQKEGRSIL
- a CDS encoding HD domain-containing protein — protein: MPIQIRDPIHGSIDLSVNELKLIDHRAFQRLRDIKQLGFADLAFPGATHSRYIHSLGAMAMATRVFDALFKPGDLDENARKRMRQAIRLAAMLHDLGHAPLSHSSEIRMPSKKSLGLEGEGRASHEDYTYALLTDSSFSKEIERLFADVGVSPADITTLDFKIGPLSYQPLMKQIISSECDADRMDYLQRDSFYCGVNYGKFDADWLVSTLVPIEIEGAVHLGIRSKGMFSFEDFLLSRYHMFASVYLHHTPVIYEKMLQRYFEESEDAFSLPSDLEAYIQLDDVDLQHHLRISQNPWAKRIVAHKPYALLADEMTESEHRGLCQRLETEGIDYIQTQSKSAISKYFDSSAHPLYVLTKRGEVMALEAYTELFSRYQRPAQFNRIYVAPNDKSRASQLS